The Anaeromyxobacter sp. Fw109-5 genomic interval CGGCCTCGCCGAGTACGTCCCCGGCCGGAGCGATCGGGAGCTCCTCGAGACGGCCGACCGCGCGCTCTACCTCGCGAAGCAGGCCGGGCGGAACCGCGTGGTCGCGGTCGCCGCCGGCCCCGCCGCAGAAGGACGGTGACGCGCCGCTCGCGCGGCGCGCCCCCTGCGCCCGGCCCGGTTCAGCGCTGCGGCGCGGGCACGGCTGCCTCCGGCGACTGCGCCGGCTGCCGCACCGCCTCCAGCCGGCGGAACGGATCGAACTCGCCCGCCACCTGGAGGAGCCTCACCGCCGCGAGCTGCGCGGACAGCGACTCGGTCGTGACGGCGATCTCGGAGTTGCGGAGCTCGGCGGTGGCGTCCGCCTGCTCCACCGCGGTGGCGGCCCCCGCGCGGTAGGAGACGTCGACGAGGCGCTGGTTCTCGGCGGCCAGGTCGCGCTGCTCCCTGGCCTTCGCGGCGTTGGCGCGCGCGCTCTCGAGGTCGAGGATCGCCTGGCGCACCTCCCTTCGCGCGAGCGCCTCCGTGCTCGCCGCGCTGGCCTCCGCCTCGGCGACCTTGGCGTTGCCCTCGCGGAGCTGGGACTCGCGCAGCCCGCCGTCGAGGAGGGTCCAGGAGAGCCCGACGCCGGCGGCCCACGCCGTCTCCTGGCCGCTGAACCCGGCGGCGTTTTGACCCTGATACAGCCCGAACGCGGCGACGTCCGGGAAGTAGCGCCCCCAGCTGGCGTTGCGGCTCGCGCGCTGCAGCTCGACGTTGCGGCGCGCCGCCTGGACGTCGTTCCGGTGGCGCAGGGCGGCCTCCTCGAGCTGCGCGAGGTCCGGCGGCAGGTCCGGCTCGGGCGGGTCCGTCACCTCGAAGTCGACCGGACGATCGAGGAGCGTGGCGAGCGCGATGCGGGCGGACTCGTAGGAGTTGCGCGAGCGGCGGAGATCCTGCTCGGCGCGCGCGCGGTCGATCTCCGCGCGCAGGTAGCCGACCTTGGCGATGGTGCCCGCCTGGTAGCGCACGCGGGCGTCGCTCTCCTGCCGGCGCGCGATCTCGAGGAGCCGCTCGGTGACCTCCACCGACTGCTTCAGCGCCGCCACGCCGTAGTACGCCTGCGCCACGCCGAAGAGCAGATCGCGGCGGGCGTTCTCGATGCTGTGCCTCGCCACGGCCTCGCCCTTGTGCGCGGCGCGGATGCCGAACCACAGGGCGGGCGAGAACAGGACCTGGGTCGCCTCCAGCTGGCCGGTGAGCTGGTCCTTGGGGACGATGGTGATCTTCGGGCTGGGCGGCCGCACGCCGGGGACTCCCGGATCGAAGGCGCCCTCCGGGATCGAGCTCTCGCGCTCGTTCCGCGTGTACCGGCCGCTCGCCGTGAGCTGCGGCAGGAACCCGGCCCACGCCTGCGCCGACGCCTCGTCCGCCTGGCGGAGCCGCGCGTCGAGCGCCTTCAGGTCGAGGTTGCGCGAGGCGGCGATCCCGAGCGCCTGCTGGAGCGTGATGATCTCTCCGGCGGGCGCGGGCTGCGGCGCGGGCTGCGCGTCGAGGCTGGGCCGCTGGGGTCCGCCCTCCTGCGCCGCCGGCGGGGCCGCCTGCTCGGGCTGCGGCGCGGGCGCGGCGCTCGGGGCAGGCTCCTGCGCCTGCGCCGCCGCGAGCACGAGCATGGTCACTGCGGTCACTGCGTTCATGGCTCCTCCAGCCGGGTGGCGTGGCTGCGTGTTGCTACCGCGTATCCGCCCGCTTCCGCCGCTCCCTGCAAGGGGACGGGCGAGCCGGCGGGTCGCGCGCGATGACGAGCGGGCCGCGCCGCGGCGTGCGGCGCGGAGCTTCGCGCGACGCCCGTCACCTCCGGCCGCCCTCCTCCGGCGCGGCGAGGCGGGCGACGAGCTTGTCGAGGATGCGCGTCAGCGCCCTGCGATCGTCGAGGTCGAGGGCGCCGAGGAGCGCGGTGATCCTGTCCTCGATGTCGGCGTCGATGCGCCGGAAGAGCTGCTCGCCGCCCGAGGTGAGCCGCGCGCGCACGAGCCGCCGATCCTCCGCGTCGCGCTCCCGCTTCAGGTGCCCGTCGCGCTCGAGCCTGTCGACGATCCCGGTGACGGTCTTCTCGGTCACCGCCACGCGCCGGGCGAGCTCGCCCATCGTCAGCGGCCCGTCGTGACCGAGCCAGAGCAGCGCGTGGATCTGCGGCGGGGTGAGCTCGAGGTCGGCGCAGCTCGCCGCCACCGGGTCGCGCAGCGAGCGGTGGCGCGCCAGCGCGATGACGCGCCCGCGCAGCGCCCGCGCCTCGCGGCGCAGCCCGGCGTCGGAGGTATTCCGCATTCCGGACTGTCTCTAGGGCAGAAGGTCGCGCCGGTCAAGCGTCCCGGGAGCGCGTCTCACCTACAGCGCCCCGCCCAGATCCTCGATCTCCCCCTCGATGTCCTTCCGCTCGTCCGCGTCGGGCCTCAGGGCGAGGAAGGCCTTGAACGCCTCGACCGCGCGGCGGCGCTCGCCCCGCTCCTTGTAGAGGTAGCCGAGGTAGTAGTGCGGCATCGGGTTGCCCTTGTCCTCGCGGGCGGCGCGCTCGTACCACGGCAGCGCCGCGCGCTCGCCCTCCGACTCGTGCAGCGCGCGCCCCAGGCGGTAGAGCACCGGCACGGCCTTCGCGTCGGCGCGCAGCACGGCGCGGAACACCTTCGCCGCGTCCTCCGCCTTCCCCACGCGGAGCTGGCAGTCGCCGAGCGCGATCTGCAGCCGCGCCAGCCGCGGGGCGGCGGCGACCGCCTTCTCGTACGCGGGGATCGCCGCGTCGCAGCGGCCGTTCGCGGCGAAGAGGAGCGCGAGCCGCTCGTGCGCGTCGGCGCGGCGCGGGTCGGCCTTGGCGGCGGCGCGGTAGGCCGCGAGCGCCTCGTCGAGCGCGTTCGCCCGCTCGAGCGCCGCGCCGAGGTGCAGGTGGTGGTCGACGTTCGAGCCGTCGAGCTCGACCGCCCGGCGGAGCTTCGCCACCGCGGACGGGGTCTCTCCCCTGGCCAGCAGCGCGCGCCCGAGCCACTGCTGCGCCTCCGCCAGCTGGGGCGCCTCGCCGGCCGCCGCCGTGAGCCGCTGCACGGCGCCGTCCACGTCGCCACGCTCGAGCTTCACGGCGCCGAGCCGCATGAGCGCGGTGGCGTTGCGCGGCTGGAGCTCGACCGCGGTCTGCAGCGACTTCTCCGCCCCCGCCAGATCGCCGGCCGACCAGAGCAGGGTCCCGAAGGCGACGTGCCCCTCCGCGTCCCGGGGATCGAGGGCGAGGGCGCGATCGAGCCGCGCCCGCGCGGCCGCCGCGTCCCCGCGGGCGAGGGCGATCCGGGCGAGGCCGGTCTCGGCGGCCGCGCTCTCGGGCTCGACCGCGAGCGCCTGGCGGAAGGCCGCCTCGGCGCCCGCGGCGTTCCCCTGGGCGAGCCGGAGATCGCCCACCCCCACGTGCACGGCGGCGACGCGGGGCGCGCGCTCGACCGCCGCCTCGAGCTCCACGGCCGCCGCGTCCAGCTGCCGGCGCGTGAGCGCGATCCGGCCGAGCGCGAGCCGCGGCTCCCACGCCTCGGGGCTCCTCGCCGCCACCGCCCGGTAGAGCTCCGCCGCGTCCTCGATGCGGCCCGCCCCGGCGAGCGCGGCCGCCTTCGCGAGCGACAGGTTCGCGTCCGCCGGCGCGCTGGCGAGCGCCACGTCCGCCAGGGAGAGGGCGTCGAGCGCCCGCCCGGCGCCCGCGAGGGCGCGCACACGCACCGCCGCGAGCGCCGCGTCCTTCGCGGCGGACGCGGCGACGGGCTCGGTCGCGGCGACCGCCCCGCCGGCGTCGCCGTGGGCGAGCCGGTGCCGCGCGAGCGCGACGCGGATCTCGGTCGCCCGCGGATCGATCGCCGTCGCCGCCTCCCAGGTCCGAACGGCCTCGGCGGCGCCCGCCGCGCTCCGCGCGAGGAGCTCCGCGCGCAGCGCGAGCGCGCGCGCCCGCTCGCCCGGCGCGAGCTTCGCCTCCGCGTCCTTGGCGAGGAGCGGCGCGAGGTGGCGCTCCGTTCCCGCCGGGTCGCCGGCGGCCTGGGAGAGGGTCGCGAGCCCGAGCCGCGACGGCAGGTGACCTCCGTCCCGGGCGAGCGCGGCCTCGAAGGCGGCCTTCGCCGCCGGTGCGTCGCCGCGGGCGAGCGCGGCGAGCGCCTTGCCGTGCAGGGCGCGCGCCCCCTGGGGCTCGAGCGCCGCGAGCGCCTCGAAGCGCGCCGCGGCGGCCGCGGCGTCGCCCCTCAGCAGCGCCGCGCGCGCCAGCAGCGCGACCACCTCCGGGTCCCTCGCCGCCGCTCCGCCCGAGCGCTCGAGCGCGGCCTCCTGCGGCGCGGTGGCGCCGCCGCCCCCGGCCACGCTCAGCGCGAGCCGCGCGGCGAGCGCCGGCGCGTCGGGAGCGTCGCCGCCGGCGAGCCGGTCCGCGGCCCGGCGCGCCTGCTCCAGCGCCGCCGGCGGCGCGCCGTGCCGCAGCTCGAGCGCCGCCACCACCATCGCGTGCAGCGCCGCCGCGTCGCGCGCGTCCGGATCCGCCGCCACCGCCCGGGCCGCGAGATCGAGCGCGGTGCGCTCCGACGGGTAGTCGCCCTTCGCGAGCGCCGCGCGCGCCTGGGCGACGAGCGCCGCCGTGCGCGCCCCGTCCTTGCCGCGCAGCGCGGCGGTGAAGAAGTAGCCGTGGGGCGTGAAGCCGGCGCCGACGCCCACCGCGAGCACGATCGCGAGCGCGGCTCCGGCCACCGCCACCCCGGAGGCGCGGGGCCGGCCGGCGCCGCGGCCGAGCTTCGCGACCCGGCCGCCCTGCCTCGCCGGCGCCGCGGCGGCACCGGCGAGCGCATCGACCTCGCTCATGGGCGACCAGTCGTCCTCGCCCTCGCGGCAGACCTCCTCGTCGCCGGTGAGCTCGCCGCGCACGCGCAGCCCCATGACCTGCGGCACGCCGAGCGGCCCGACGATCTTCCCCGACCGTAGCCGCACCTGGTAGCGCACCTCGTCCGCCGGCGGAGCCTCGGCCCCCTCGCCGTAGAGCGTCTCGAGGGGTTCGCCCGCGGCGGGTGGCTCGCGCCGCGGCGCGCTCGCCGGGTCCTCGGGCTTCGCGAAGGGATCGGCGCCGCTCGCCGCGGCGAACGGCTGCGCCGCCGGCGCGGCGCTCGAAGGAGGCCAGGACGTCGCTCCCGGCGCGGGCGCGAACGGATCCGTGTCGTCCAGCGAGGGAGCTGCGCGCGCCGCGGGCGCGCCCCCGCCGAGGTCGACCTCGCCGAACCCGAGGGCCTCGCCCTCGGGCGCGGCCTCGACGGCGTCGGCGGTCGCGTCCGGCACGTCCATCCCGAACGGATCCGCGCCGGGCGGGGCCGCGAACGGGTCGGTGGATGCGTTGCCTGCGGGGATGGGCGGCGGCAGCGGGATGCCGGCCGAGGTGACGAGGTCCGGGGCCACGGCGGGAGCGGCGCGGGGGGCCGGCAGCGGGACGCCGCCAGAGGCCGGCGCCGCGGGCGGCGGGAGCGGAACGCCCGGCGCGGCGCCGGGGCGACCTTCGCTCGCGCTGGAGGGGGGCGCGAGCGGAACGGCGCCGGACGCCTGGCCGGTGCCGGTTGGGAGCGGGACGGGAGCGCCCTGCCCGGCGGGGTCGGCGGGACGCACGGGAAAGGTCTCCCGGCACTTCGGGCAGCGCACGTTCAGGCCCGTCGCCGGGATGCGGCGGTCGTCGATGTTGTACGCGGCGTGACAGTGCGGGCAGCCGACCCTCATTGGCGCGTTTCCTTCCCAGCGTTTGGCGGGGGTGCTCGGCGTGCGGGCGACGGAGCCCTCGCAGGTCACGGAAGGTAGCACCCGGCGCGAGGAGCCTTCAAGGAAGCAGGCCCGTGATAAACGGAGGGAATGTCGGAGTTGTCGGACGCCGTGCGCGAGCGGCTCAAGACGTGGACGTACCGCCTCGGCGGCCCCGGCACGCGCGCCCGCCTCGAGAAGATCACCGCCCCCGCCAACGAGTTCGGCGTCGACCCCTACGGCCTCGACCTCGACTTCGCCGTGGCGGCCGCGGCGCCGCTCAGCTGGCTCTACCGCAAGTACTTCCGGGTCCAGCTGCACGGCATCGAGCGCGTGCCGCCGGAGGGACGCGTGGTCCTCGTGTCGAACCACTCGGGTCAGCTGCCGTTCGACGCCGCGATGATCGAGATGGCGCTCCTCCTCGAGAAGGACCCGCCCCGCGTCGTGCGCGCCCTCGTCGAGAAGTGGGTGCCCACCCTCCCGTTCGTCTCGACGTTCATGGCGCGCTGCGGGCAGATCGTCGGCACGCCCGAGAACTGCCGCAGGCTGCTCGCCGCCGACGAGGCGATCCTCGTGTTCCCGGAGGGCGTGCGGGGCCTCAACAAGCCGTTCCGCGAGCGCTACCGCCTGCGCAAGTTCGGCCCGGGCTTCATGCGCCTCGCGCTCGAGTCCGGAGCGCCCATCGTTCCGGTCGGCGTGGTCGGCGCCGAGGAGCAGGCCCCGGCGCTGCTCGACCTCAAGCCGCTCGCGCGGCTGCTCGCCTTCCCCGCCTTCCCCATCACGCCCACGATCGTCCCCTTCCCGCTCCCGGCGCGTTACCACCTCCACTTCGGCGAGCCGCTCCGGTTCACCGGCTCGCCCGACGAGGACGACGCCGAGCTGGAGCGCAAGGTGGAGGAGGTCCAGGCCGCGGTCGCCGCGCTGCTCGAGCGCGGCCTCGCCGAGCGCAAGCACGTCTTCTGGTAGGAGCCGCCGTGGCGCCCCACCTCGATCCCTCCACGTCCCTGGACCTGCCGCGGAAGGTCCTCGTGACCGGGATCTCCGGCAACCTCGGCCGCGCGCTCGCGAAGCTCCTCCACACCGAGACGCGCGTCATCGGGCTCGACCGGCGGCCGTTCGCGGGCAAGCCGAAGGACCTCGCCCACCACCAGCTCGACCTCCGCAAGGCGCGCGTCGAGGAGGTCTTCCGGCGCCACCGCCCCGAGGCGCTCATCCACATGGGCATCATGCACGACCCTCGGGACCCCCGCAGCGAGGCCCACTCCTTCAACGTCCTCGGCACGCACAAGATCCTCGATCTCTGCGTGCGCCACGGCGTGAAGAAGGCCGTCGTGCTCTCCTCCGCGAACGTCTACGGCCCGCGCCCCGACAACTCGAACTTCCTCCCGGAGGAGACGCCGCTCATGGCGGGGGAGCGGTTCAGCGAGATGCGGGATCTCATCGAGCTCGACATGTACGCGCAGTCGTTCATGTGGAAGCACCCCGAGCTCGAGACGGTGGTGCTGCGCCCGGTGAACATCATCGGCCCCACCGTCCGGAACGCGCCCTCGAACTACCTCCGCCTCGAGCGGCCGCTCACGGTCCTCGGCTTCGATCCGATGGTGCAGATCATCCACGAGGAGGACGTGTGCCGCGCCCTCGTGCTCGCGCTGAAGCCGGGCCTGCGCGGGATCTTCAACGTGACCGGGCCGGGCCAGCTGCCGCTCTCGGCCATCCTGCGCGAGCTCGGGCGGCGCCCCGTCCCGGTGCCGCACTTCCTCATCCGGTCCCTGCTGCGCCGGGCCTTCGAGGCGCGGCTCACGAGCTTCCCGCCGGAGGAGGTCGATCACGTCCAGTACCTCTGCATCGTGGACGGATCCCGGTTCGCCCGGGAGGCGGGCTGGGCCCCTCAGCTGTCCCTTCGGGAGACCATCCGCAGCGTGGCGTAGCGCGAGGGCGCTCTGCTATGGGTGATCCCATGCGTCCCCGCGCCGCCGCCCTGCTGATCGCCGCCTTCGCCTCGTCGCACGCCTCCGCCCAGGAGGAGCTGCCGTTCGAGCCCACGGGCGAGATCCGCTTCCACGCCACCTCCGGGCTGGGCAGCGGCGCCTCGTTCGATCAGTACCGCATCGTGGGACCGGCCGTGAACCTGACGCGCCGCGAGGACGGCAGCTGGGCGGGGGACATCGCCGGAAACGACGTCAGCCTGGTGGGGAACGACTCGAAGCTCACCGGGCCGAACGTGAGCCTCACGTTCAAGCAGAAGGGCGGCACCACGGAGGTCGAGGGGCTCTTCTACGGCACCCGCGTCCGCCTGGCGGTCGACGGCAAGAAGCTCAAGGGCCGCTACGGCACCTGCTCGTTCGACCTGAAGCGCCGCGGGCCGCCGATGTACCGCGGCGACGTGGGGTGCATGCGCCAGGAGACGCGGCTGCCCATCGCGGGCACGGCCGCCGTCGAGCTCATCGGAGAGGCGGCCAGCGAGAAGCCGCCCGCGGCGCAGGTCGGGCTCGCGCTCGTCGCGATCCTCCCGCGCTGACCCGCGCGACGGGTTCAGTAGCGCCGGGCCGGACATCCGGCCAGAATCCTCCGGATGTCCGATCGTCTCTGCCGCGGCCTGTTCCCCGAGCGCGGGCTCCGGGCCGTGTTCGTCCGCGTGGGTGACACCGCGCGCATGGCGCGCGTCCTCCACGGCCTCTACCCGACGAGCGCCCACCTGTTCGCCCAGGCGCTGGCCGCGGGCGCGCTGCTCGGCGCCCTCCAGAAGGAGCGAGGACGCGTCAACCTGCAGCTCGAGTGCGACGGCCCGCTGGCGGGCCTGTTCGTGGACGCCGACACCGAGGGCAACGTCCGGGGCTACGTCCGCCGCCCCGACGTGCACTTCCCGGGCGACCCCGCCCGCGGTGCACGCGCGGCGCTGGGGGGCGCCGGGTTCCTGTCCGTCCTGCGCCAGCTCGGCGACGGCCAGCACTACCGCAGCGCGGTCGAGCTGCGCGCGGCGGACCTCGCGGAGGACCTCCGGCGCTGGTTCGCGGCGAGCGAGCAGGTCGCGACCGCCCTCGACCTCGCGGTCGTCCCGCTGGACGGCGAGCCGCTCGGGGAGGTGGCCGGCGTCCTCCTCCAGCGCTTGCCCGACGGCGACGACGGCGCCATCGAGGCCGCGCGCGCCCGGCTCGCCGCGGGCGCGCTGCCGGCGGCCCTCGCCCGCGGCGCCTCCGCCCAGGAGGTGATCGCCGAGGTGGGCGGCGCGGGGTTCGAGCTGCTCGCCGACGTGGAGGTCGCCTACCGGTGCGGCTGCAGCCAGGAGCGGGCGAGGACGGCCGTCTCGGCGCTGGGGCGCGAGGGCGTGCTCGAGGTGCTCGAGACGGAGCGACAGGCGGTGATCACCTGCGAGTTCTGCAGGTCCAGGTACGTCGTCGACGAGGAGGCGCTCCGCGAGATCGCGCGCCGGCTCGCCGAGCGCGAGGCGAGCGGGTGAGCGTGGCTGTGGTAGATTCGCCTCCCCTGTCGGGCCGGAAGCGCCCGCTCTCCCGGAGGATCGTCATTCCGACCTCGAAGAAGAG includes:
- a CDS encoding TolC family protein, producing the protein MNAVTAVTMLVLAAAQAQEPAPSAAPAPQPEQAAPPAAQEGGPQRPSLDAQPAPQPAPAGEIITLQQALGIAASRNLDLKALDARLRQADEASAQAWAGFLPQLTASGRYTRNERESSIPEGAFDPGVPGVRPPSPKITIVPKDQLTGQLEATQVLFSPALWFGIRAAHKGEAVARHSIENARRDLLFGVAQAYYGVAALKQSVEVTERLLEIARRQESDARVRYQAGTIAKVGYLRAEIDRARAEQDLRRSRNSYESARIALATLLDRPVDFEVTDPPEPDLPPDLAQLEEAALRHRNDVQAARRNVELQRASRNASWGRYFPDVAAFGLYQGQNAAGFSGQETAWAAGVGLSWTLLDGGLRESQLREGNAKVAEAEASAASTEALARREVRQAILDLESARANAAKAREQRDLAAENQRLVDVSYRAGAATAVEQADATAELRNSEIAVTTESLSAQLAAVRLLQVAGEFDPFRRLEAVRQPAQSPEAAVPAPQR
- a CDS encoding MarR family winged helix-turn-helix transcriptional regulator — protein: MRNTSDAGLRREARALRGRVIALARHRSLRDPVAASCADLELTPPQIHALLWLGHDGPLTMGELARRVAVTEKTVTGIVDRLERDGHLKRERDAEDRRLVRARLTSGGEQLFRRIDADIEDRITALLGALDLDDRRALTRILDKLVARLAAPEEGGRR
- a CDS encoding tetratricopeptide repeat protein, which codes for MRVGCPHCHAAYNIDDRRIPATGLNVRCPKCRETFPVRPADPAGQGAPVPLPTGTGQASGAVPLAPPSSASEGRPGAAPGVPLPPPAAPASGGVPLPAPRAAPAVAPDLVTSAGIPLPPPIPAGNASTDPFAAPPGADPFGMDVPDATADAVEAAPEGEALGFGEVDLGGGAPAARAAPSLDDTDPFAPAPGATSWPPSSAAPAAQPFAAASGADPFAKPEDPASAPRREPPAAGEPLETLYGEGAEAPPADEVRYQVRLRSGKIVGPLGVPQVMGLRVRGELTGDEEVCREGEDDWSPMSEVDALAGAAAAPARQGGRVAKLGRGAGRPRASGVAVAGAALAIVLAVGVGAGFTPHGYFFTAALRGKDGARTAALVAQARAALAKGDYPSERTALDLAARAVAADPDARDAAALHAMVVAALELRHGAPPAALEQARRAADRLAGGDAPDAPALAARLALSVAGGGGATAPQEAALERSGGAAARDPEVVALLARAALLRGDAAAAAARFEALAALEPQGARALHGKALAALARGDAPAAKAAFEAALARDGGHLPSRLGLATLSQAAGDPAGTERHLAPLLAKDAEAKLAPGERARALALRAELLARSAAGAAEAVRTWEAATAIDPRATEIRVALARHRLAHGDAGGAVAATEPVAASAAKDAALAAVRVRALAGAGRALDALSLADVALASAPADANLSLAKAAALAGAGRIEDAAELYRAVAARSPEAWEPRLALGRIALTRRQLDAAAVELEAAVERAPRVAAVHVGVGDLRLAQGNAAGAEAAFRQALAVEPESAAAETGLARIALARGDAAAARARLDRALALDPRDAEGHVAFGTLLWSAGDLAGAEKSLQTAVELQPRNATALMRLGAVKLERGDVDGAVQRLTAAAGEAPQLAEAQQWLGRALLARGETPSAVAKLRRAVELDGSNVDHHLHLGAALERANALDEALAAYRAAAKADPRRADAHERLALLFAANGRCDAAIPAYEKAVAAAPRLARLQIALGDCQLRVGKAEDAAKVFRAVLRADAKAVPVLYRLGRALHESEGERAALPWYERAAREDKGNPMPHYYLGYLYKERGERRRAVEAFKAFLALRPDADERKDIEGEIEDLGGAL
- a CDS encoding lysophospholipid acyltransferase family protein; amino-acid sequence: MSELSDAVRERLKTWTYRLGGPGTRARLEKITAPANEFGVDPYGLDLDFAVAAAAPLSWLYRKYFRVQLHGIERVPPEGRVVLVSNHSGQLPFDAAMIEMALLLEKDPPRVVRALVEKWVPTLPFVSTFMARCGQIVGTPENCRRLLAADEAILVFPEGVRGLNKPFRERYRLRKFGPGFMRLALESGAPIVPVGVVGAEEQAPALLDLKPLARLLAFPAFPITPTIVPFPLPARYHLHFGEPLRFTGSPDEDDAELERKVEEVQAAVAALLERGLAERKHVFW
- a CDS encoding SDR family oxidoreductase, whose amino-acid sequence is MAPHLDPSTSLDLPRKVLVTGISGNLGRALAKLLHTETRVIGLDRRPFAGKPKDLAHHQLDLRKARVEEVFRRHRPEALIHMGIMHDPRDPRSEAHSFNVLGTHKILDLCVRHGVKKAVVLSSANVYGPRPDNSNFLPEETPLMAGERFSEMRDLIELDMYAQSFMWKHPELETVVLRPVNIIGPTVRNAPSNYLRLERPLTVLGFDPMVQIIHEEDVCRALVLALKPGLRGIFNVTGPGQLPLSAILRELGRRPVPVPHFLIRSLLRRAFEARLTSFPPEEVDHVQYLCIVDGSRFAREAGWAPQLSLRETIRSVA
- a CDS encoding Hsp33 family molecular chaperone HslO, translated to MSDRLCRGLFPERGLRAVFVRVGDTARMARVLHGLYPTSAHLFAQALAAGALLGALQKERGRVNLQLECDGPLAGLFVDADTEGNVRGYVRRPDVHFPGDPARGARAALGGAGFLSVLRQLGDGQHYRSAVELRAADLAEDLRRWFAASEQVATALDLAVVPLDGEPLGEVAGVLLQRLPDGDDGAIEAARARLAAGALPAALARGASAQEVIAEVGGAGFELLADVEVAYRCGCSQERARTAVSALGREGVLEVLETERQAVITCEFCRSRYVVDEEALREIARRLAEREASG